A section of the Methanosarcina mazei S-6 genome encodes:
- a CDS encoding 4'-phosphopantetheinyl transferase family protein, with protein sequence MNSYDSPGTEFLDNHEKENLEKLQTLYFKKRFIVSRTVLKHILCCLLNKESSLDISTYKDRHGEVRIFNHDDLHICISYSENIAAIAISRVKIGIDIEIKRPFELKKTLKYLHNTPFYSGKPVDDVGILKAWTLKEAYCKYSNIDMLSSLNKKPGLDNVSYFNFLLNGKYILSIVTEMGQHIFNLSYLDLSYLDLSYLDLSCLEKINSYQGEAVWKTTENLSKQE encoded by the coding sequence ATGAATTCTTACGATTCACCGGGTACGGAATTTCTGGATAATCACGAAAAAGAAAACCTGGAAAAACTCCAAACACTGTATTTTAAAAAAAGATTTATTGTCTCCAGGACAGTATTGAAACATATCCTGTGCTGTCTTCTTAATAAGGAGTCTTCCCTGGATATCTCTACTTATAAAGATAGGCATGGAGAAGTCCGTATATTCAACCACGATGATCTGCACATCTGCATTTCTTACTCTGAAAACATTGCAGCTATTGCAATATCAAGAGTTAAGATTGGAATTGACATTGAAATTAAAAGGCCGTTTGAACTGAAAAAAACTTTAAAATACCTTCACAATACCCCTTTTTATTCCGGCAAGCCTGTAGATGATGTGGGCATTCTAAAGGCATGGACTTTGAAAGAGGCGTATTGTAAATATTCTAATATAGATATGCTTTCCTCTCTAAATAAGAAGCCTGGCCTCGATAATGTTTCTTATTTTAACTTTTTACTGAACGGTAAATATATCTTGTCTATTGTTACTGAAATGGGCCAGCACATTTTTAATCTAAGCTATCTTGATCTAAGCTATCTTGATCTAAGCTATCTTGATCTAAGCTGTCTTGAGAAAATAAATTCTTATCAAGGCGAAGCTGTCTGGAAAACCACTGAAAATCTATCAAAACAGGAATAA